The DNA region GATCTCCTTGGAGACCTGGACCTGGTCGTAGTTGTCGTTGTTCATGAAATGGAAGCCGTCGGCGTCCTCGTAGAGGTAGTTGTAGTTGTGATCCTCGACGGTGGCCTTCTCGACCTGGTCGGTGGTCTTGTAGCGCTCCGACACCTTCACGCCGTCGCCGATGCGGCGCATTTCGATCTGGCTGACGGGGGTGCCCTTGCCGGGATGAATGTTTTCGGCGGAGAGGACCACATAGAGCTTGCCATCCTGCTCGATGATGTTGCCCTTGCGGATGGAACTGGCGATGACTTTCAAAGGTGTTTTCCTGAATTTGAGAAGCTGGGGCGCAAACCGGACCGGCAGCCCCTCGGCCGTGGCGGCGATTTCGGGCTGCAACATACTGATTTGTCCCTGAGATGCCAGTCTTTTGCGGCCGAATTCGGCAGTTTGCCAACCGCTGGCAACAGCCCTCGGGGGCCGCTAACGAGGGTCCTTGCCGGGGATTTTTCGAGCCTTCTCGTTATGTTCGGCAAGGCTTGGGGGAACCGAGAATGTGCCCGTCTTCAGGTCGTAAACGCAGCGCCAGTCCTCAACCCAGGGGAAGGGCGTATCTTCGCCCTGGATATCGAAGGACAGGCCGATCACCAGATATCGGCTGTTCGGCCAATGCTGACCCATCGCGGCGTAATTGTCCTCCAGGCCCCTGATCAGCCCGACCTGCATGTGATCGAGCGCATAGGGGTCGTTCGGGTCGCGGCGTACGCCATCGGCTGCCGGCTGGGTGTAGAAGAAGTCCCACGCGGCCTCGCCAAGCGGCCTTTCGGTGGCCGGCACGAACCGATCGCCGGTCCGCTTGTAGAGGTAGAGGGTGTGATATCCGGCGCCGAGCTTCTGCATCCGTACCAGCCAGCGGCTGTCCGGGCTGAAGCGGAAGCCGGCCTGATAACCGGCTACGTTGGTGCCTTCGCCCTGGTTCAGCAGCGCGCCATGCTTGCGGGCCTGGTCGAAGGTCCAGAACTGGAAGAGAAGACCTTCATCGCCCATGTCCTTCGCATATTGCTCGAGGCGGACCGTTCGATCCGGGGAGGTGAAGCTGGCGTCCGCGACCCGCTTGAACTAGCTGTCAGGGCTGTCGGCCCGCGCCGGCGTCGCCACGGCAAAGCCGAGCAATAGAAGCAATCCAGCAGTTCGCAACCAGCCGGCCATGGCGACATCCTGTGTCCGCGGAACTGGCGATGGGACGCGCGAGCCGGCGTTCAGGTTCAGCCGTGGCGACGCATGGACAATGCCGGCATCTTTCGACAAGAAGGGACACGCTTCGCCGCGTTCCGCGGCGACCAAGACCGTGTCGACGATGTATTTGTATGGAATCAAGGATTTGCGCCCGGCTCTTAAATCGGGGCGGTGGCTTGTTGATGTTGAATTCGTAGCCGTTGGATCGGCCGGCCGATGACCGCCCATGACCAGCCCTCGCCCTGGTGGACGCCGTCACGCTACGCCGACCGCAGGCCCTTCCTGCAGGCACGGACCGCGATCACGCGGGCGCTCCGGGCCTGGTTCGAGGAGCAGGGTTTTGCCGAGGTCGAGACCGCCATCCTGCAGATCTCGCCCGGCAATGAGACTCATCTGCACGCCCCCCGTACCGAGCTCAGGCGACCCGATGGCTCGCCTGCGCCGCGCTATCTGCGCACCTCGCCCGAGTTCGCCTGCAAGAAGCTGCTCGCGGCCGGCGAGCCCAAGATCTACGAGTTCGCGCGGGTGTTCCGCGATCGCGAGCGCGGCGACCTGCATTTGCCCGAATTCACCATGCTGGAATGGTACCGTGCCAATGCCGGTTACGACGCCATCATGGCCGACACGATCGTCGTGATCGCCCATGCGGCGCAGGCGACCGGGATCGGCCGGTTTTCATTCCGCGGCAGGATGGCCGATCCGTTTGCCGAGCCGGAATTGCTGACGGTTGCCGCCGGTTTCGAGCGCTTCGCCGGCATCGACCTGCTCGCGACGATCTCGGGCGGCGAGGGCAATCGCGAGGCGCTGGCGGCAGCCGCGCGAGAGCGGGTGCGGATCGCGGACGACGACACCTGGTCGGACATCTTCAGCAAGGTGCTGGTCGAGCATGTCGAGCCCAACCTCGGACAGGGCCGCCTGACGGTGCTGTTCGAATACCCATCGCCGGAGGCCGCGCTGGCGCGCACCAAGGCGGGTGAGCCACGCGTCGCCGAGCGTTTCGAGGTCTATGCCTGCGGGGTCGAGCTCGCCAACGGCTTTGGCGAGTTGACCGACGCAGCCGAGCAGCGCCATCGTTTCACCGCGGCGATGGACGAGAAGGCCCGCCGTTACGGCGAGCGCTATCCGCTCGACGACGATTTCCTTGCCGCCGTCGGCCAGATGCCCGAGGCGAGCGGCGTCGCGCTCGGCTTCGACCGGCTGGTGATGCTGGCGAGCGGCGCACCACGAATTGACCAGGTGGTCTGGACGCCGCCTGCAGGAGAGCCATGAACAGGATCGATCCGAAACTGGCGGCAACGCTGCGCCAGCCGCGCGAGCTGGCCGATGCCGGCCTCGTGCCGGTCGCAGCTCTTGCCGAGCTCGAACAGGTGGCTGCGCGCTACGCGGTCGCGGTGACGCCGGAGCTCGCGGCGCTGATCGATCCGGCCGATTCCACCGATCCGATCGCGCGGCAGTTCATCCCGAGCGCTGACGAGCTCGTCGAGCAGCCGGGCGAGAACGCCGATCCGATCGGCGACGATGTGCATTCACCGGTCGCCGGGATCGTGCATCGCTATCCGGACCGGGTGTTGTTCAAGCTCGTCCATGTCTGCGCGGTCTATTGCCGGTTCTGTTTCCGGCGTGAAATGGTCGGGCCGGGCAAGGCCTCGGCCTTGTCCGACGATGCCTACCGCGCGGGACTGGAGTACATCCGTACCCATCAAGAAGTCTGGGAAGTCATCCTGACCGGCGGCGATCCCTTGATGCTGTCGTCGCGCCGGCTGTCCGAGATCATGGCCGATCTTGCCGGCATCGATCATGTGAAGATCATCCGCCTTCACAGCCGTGTACCGATCGCCGATCCCGGGCGCATCAATCCCGACATGATCGCGGCGCTCCGGGCCGAGGGGGCGACGACCTGGATCGC from Bradyrhizobium sp. B124 includes:
- the efp gene encoding elongation factor P, which codes for MKVIASSIRKGNIIEQDGKLYVVLSAENIHPGKGTPVSQIEMRRIGDGVKVSERYKTTDQVEKATVEDHNYNYLYEDADGFHFMNNDNYDQVQVSKEIVGSSAPYLQENMTVKLSMHDGNPVAIQLPQRVTLEVVETEPVTKGQTASSSYKPAMLSNGIRTGVPPHVSTGTRIVVMTEDGSYVERAKD
- the epmA gene encoding EF-P lysine aminoacylase EpmA; this translates as MTAHDQPSPWWTPSRYADRRPFLQARTAITRALRAWFEEQGFAEVETAILQISPGNETHLHAPRTELRRPDGSPAPRYLRTSPEFACKKLLAAGEPKIYEFARVFRDRERGDLHLPEFTMLEWYRANAGYDAIMADTIVVIAHAAQATGIGRFSFRGRMADPFAEPELLTVAAGFERFAGIDLLATISGGEGNREALAAAARERVRIADDDTWSDIFSKVLVEHVEPNLGQGRLTVLFEYPSPEAALARTKAGEPRVAERFEVYACGVELANGFGELTDAAEQRHRFTAAMDEKARRYGERYPLDDDFLAAVGQMPEASGVALGFDRLVMLASGAPRIDQVVWTPPAGEP
- a CDS encoding lysine-2,3-aminomutase-like protein, which produces MNRIDPKLAATLRQPRELADAGLVPVAALAELEQVAARYAVAVTPELAALIDPADSTDPIARQFIPSADELVEQPGENADPIGDDVHSPVAGIVHRYPDRVLFKLVHVCAVYCRFCFRREMVGPGKASALSDDAYRAGLEYIRTHQEVWEVILTGGDPLMLSSRRLSEIMADLAGIDHVKIIRLHSRVPIADPGRINPDMIAALRAEGATTWIAIHANHPRELGANARAACARLADAGIPLVSQTVLLRGVNDDAATLAALMRAFVECRIKPYYLHHGDLAPGTAHLRTTIEAGQELMRALRGRVSGLCQPDYVLDIPGGYGKAPIGPTYLSQPASREGEDPVERRYRIVDYCGDVHLYPPQP